A single Pyxicephalus adspersus chromosome 8, UCB_Pads_2.0, whole genome shotgun sequence DNA region contains:
- the XPNPEP3 gene encoding xaa-Pro aminopeptidase 3, whose protein sequence is MWRVTGQSALCRRVSACASYVTRWFSSKSHPLFSFPKRNLGQPSPFTHPHLLKTGEVTPGLTQTEYALRRHKLMALIQKESEIRGGSSDHAVIILGNSTLYMTSDIPFPFHQHNDFLYFCGFLEPESILLLQSKPGHELPSHTATLYVPRRDPGRELWDGPRSGVDGAVALTGVDQAFPIEDFKHVALKLLDEGVTLWYDYVRPSNSSLYSRFLQPLIASKAECRNKIKSPQSLIQQLRLVKSQSEVELMKIAGDITSQAFIETMYCSKAPIQESFIYAKFDFECRARGADILAYLPVVAGGDRANTLHYVKNNQIIKDGEMVLLDGGCEASGYVSDVTRTWPVNGRFSAAQEELYEMVLHVQKSCLNLCISGTSLEDLYSHMLIELAKKLKELGIVRGHYSSSQALKTARRLCPHHVGHFLGMDVHDTPDVSRSLSLQPGMVITIEPGIYIPANDTEIPEKYRGIGIRIEDDVVITEQSPIILSAKCPKEIYELQQVCGQGQ, encoded by the exons CTTGTGCATCTTATGTGACACGATGGTTCTCCTCAAAGTCTCATCCACTTTTCAGCTTTCCAAAAAGAAATTTGGGACAGCCCAGTCCTTTTACTCATCCTCATCTATTGAAAACAG GGGAGGTCACACCTGGTTTGACACAAACAGAATATGCTTTACGTCGTCACAAACTGATGGCTCTTATCCAAAAAGAATCTGAAATCCGTGGTGGATCATCAGATCACGCTGTTATCATCTTGGGAAACTCAACACTATATATGACCAGTGATATTCCCTTTCCTTTTCATCAACACAATGATTTCCTCTACTTTTGTGGGTTTCTAGAGCCTGAAAGTATCCTACTTTTACAGTCTAAGCCAGGGCATGAACTACCATCCCATACTGCCACATTATATGTGCCACGTAGAGACCCTGGACGGGAATTGTGGGATGGACCTCGATCTGGAGTAGATGGAGCAGTTGCATTGACTGGTGTAGACCAGGCTTTCCCAATAGAAGACTTTAAACATGTAGCACTGAAGTTGCTTG atgaAGGAGTGACACTATGGTACGACTACGTTAGACCATCTAATTCATCCTTATATTCTAGGTTTCTACAACCATTGATAGCATCCAAGGCAGAGTGCAGGAATAAAATTAAATCCCCACAAAGTCTCATTCAGCAGCTGCGGTTAGTTAAGTCTCAAAGTGAAGTGGAACTTATGAAAATAGCAGGCGACATCACGTCACAG GCATTCATAGAAACAATGTATTGCAGCAAGGCTCCTATTCAAGAATCTTTCATATATGCCAAG TTTGACTTTGAGTGCCGAGCACGAGGAGCTGATATTCTTGCTTACCTTCCTGTTGTTGCTGGGGGAGACAGAGCAAACACTCTTCATTATGTGAAAAACAACCAGATAATCAAG GATGGAGAAATGGTTCTTTTGGATGGTGGATGTGAAGCATCAGGTTATGTCAGTGATGTAACACGAACATGGCCTGTAAATGGCAG GTTCTCTGCTGCACAAGAAGAGCTCTATGAGATGGTATTACATGTTCAGAAGTCCTGTCTAAATCTGTGCATTTCAGGCACAAGCCTAGAAGACCTCTATAGCCACATGTTGATTGAGctagcaaaaaaactaaaagaactTGGCATTGTGCGTGGTCACTACAGCAGTAGTCAGGCTTTAAAA ACTGCACGAAGGCTCTGCCCACACCATGTTGGACATTTTCTTGGCATGGATGTACATGACACACCTGATGTATCTCGATCTCTGTCCCTACAGCCAGGGATGGTGATTACAATTGAGCCAG gtatttacattCCTGCAAATGACACAGAGATTCCTGAAAAATACAGAGGTATAGGAATTCGCATTGAAGATGACGTCGTAATCACAGAACAGTCTCCCATTATTCTCTCTGCAAAATGTCCCAAAGAAATTTATGAGTTACAACAAGTGTGTGGTCAAGGCCAATGA